In a genomic window of Telopea speciosissima isolate NSW1024214 ecotype Mountain lineage chromosome 5, Tspe_v1, whole genome shotgun sequence:
- the LOC122660801 gene encoding protein BRICK 1 isoform X2 encodes MKATIRSRTLLNLDMARAGGITNAVNVGIAVQADWENREFISHISLNVRRLFEFLIQFEATTKSKLASLNEKLDTLEHRLELLEVQVGTASANPSLFT; translated from the exons ATGAAAGCAACAATCAGATCTCGAACT TTGCTGAATTTAGATATGGCGAGAGCAGGAGGAATCACAAACGCAGTTAACGTTGGCATCGCAGTACAAGCAGATTGGGAGAATCGAGAGTTCATCTCTCACATCTCCCTCAATGTTCGTCGTCTCTTTGAATTCCTCATTCAATTCG AAGCTACAACAAAGAGCAAATTAGCATCTTTAAATGAAAAACTTGACACGTTGGAGCATCGTCTGGAGCTGCTTGAAGTCCAAGTCGGTACCGCATCAGCCAATCCCTCTCTCTTCACCTGA
- the LOC122660799 gene encoding heat shock 70 kDa protein, mitochondrial-like: MATSVLLRSLKRSSSLSAQKCLAGKTKALWTTSPLGHKWASLARPFSSKPAGNDVVGIDLGTTNSCVAVMEGKNPKVIENSEGSRTTPSVVAFTPKGELLVGTPAKRQAVTNPTNTIFGTKRLIGRRFDDPVTQKEMKMVPYKIVRGPNGDAWVEANGQQYSPSQIGAFILNKMKETAESYLGKTVTKAVITVPAYFNDAQRQATKDAGRIAGLDVQRIINEPTAAALSYGLNNKEGLIAVFDLGGGTFDVSILEISNGVFEVKATNGDTFLGGEDFDNVLLEFLVSEFKRTEGIDLSKDRLALQRLREAAEKAKVELSSTTQTEINLPFITADASGAKHLNITLTRSKLESLVNHLIERTKDPCKNCVKDAGITTKDLDEVLLVGGMTRVPKVQEVVSEIFGKSPSKGVNPDEAVAMGAAIQGGILRGDVKELLLLDVTPLSLGIETLGGIFSKLINRNTTIPTKKSQVFSTAADNQTQVGVRVLQGEREMAADNKLLGEFELVGIPPAPRGVPQIEVTFDIDANGIVTVSAKDKATGKEQQITIRSSGGLSEDEIEKMVKEAEMHAQKDQERKALIDLKNNADSTIYSIEKSLGEYKDKIPAAIATEIDSAVAELRKAASEDNIDEIKSKLDAANKAVSKIGQHMSGSSGGSSGGSQGGDQTPEAEYEEVKK; encoded by the exons ATGGCAACTTCGGTTCTTCTCCGATCTCTGAAGcgttcttcttctttatctgcACAGAAATGT CTTGCTGGTAAAACCAAGGCATTGTGGACTACCTCTCCACTGGGTCATAAATGGGCTAGCTTGGCCAGACCATTCAG CTCCAAGCCTGCTGGGAATGATGTCGTTGGTATTGACTTGGGTACAACCAACTCATGTGTTGCTGTCATGGAGGGGAAG AATCCAAAAGTGATTGAGAACTCTGAAGGCTCTAGAACCACACCATCTGTTGTGGCCTTCACCCCTAAGGGTGAACTACTTGTGGGAACTCCAGCCAAGCGTCAGGCCGTGACCAATCCAACGAATACAATATTTGGGACCAAGCGTTTGATAGGAAGACGTTTTGATGACCCCGTGACacaaaaagaaatgaagatGGTTCCGTATAAAATAGTTAGGGGTCCTAATGGAGATGCATGGGTTGAAGCCAATGGGCAGCAGTATTCCCCCAGCCAGATTGGTGCATTCATTCTGAACAAGATGAAAGAAACTGCCGAATCTTACTTGGGGAAAACTGTCACCAAAGCTGTAATTACTGTTCCTGCTTATTTCAATGATGCTCAAAGACAGGCAACAAAGGATGCAGGGAGAATTGCTGGCCTTGATGTACAAAGAATTATTAATGAGCCAACTGCTGCTGCACTTTCCTATGGGTTAAATAACAAGGAAGGTCTTATTGCAGTCTTTGATCTTGGTGGTGGGACTTTTGATGTTTCCATCCTAGAAATCTCAAATGGTGTTTTTGAG GTCAAAGCAACAAATGGAGACACGTTCTTGGGTGGGGAGGATTTTGACAATGTCCTGTTAGAGTTTTTAGTGAGCGAATTCAAAAGAACAGAGGGAATTGATCTCTCCAAGGATAGGCTTGCCCTGCAGAGGCTTAGGGAAGCAGCTGAAAAGGCTAAGGTTGAACTCTCATCAACTACCCAGACTGAGATCAACTTGCCATTCATTACAGCTGATGCATCTGGTGCGAAACATTTGAACATTACTTTGACTAGGTCAAAGTTAGAGAGTTTAGTGAACCACTTGATTGAGAGGACCAAAGACCCTTGTAAGAATTGTGTGAAGGATGCTGGCATAACTACTAAGGATCTTGATGAGGTTCTTCTTGTTGGAGGGATGACCCGTGTTCCTAAAGTACAAGAAGTAGTTTCAGAGATTTTCGGGAAGAGCCCAAGTAAAGGGGTGAATCCTGATGAGGCAGTGGCAATGGGTGCTGCTATTCAAGGTGGTATACTCCGGGGAGACGTCAAGGAGCTGCTTCTTTTGGATGTTACTCCTCTATCCCTTGGAATTGAGACTCTTGGAGGTATCTTCAGCAAATTGATAAACAGAAACACAACTATTCCTACAAAGAAGAGCCAG GTGTTCTCAACAGCAGCGGACAATCAGACACAGGTGGGTGTCCGGGTACTACAAGGTGAGCGTGAAATGGCTGCTGACAACAAGCTCCTTGGTGAGTTCGAGCTTGTTGGTATTCCACCAGCTCCTAGAGGTGTGCCCCAGATTGAAGTAACATTTGATATCGATGCCAATGGTATtgttactgtctctgcaaagGACAAGGCAACTGGGAAGGAACAACAGATTACAATCCGATCATCTGGTGGTCTATCAGAAGATGAGATTGAGAAGATGGTTAAGGAGGCCGAGATGCATGCCCAGAAGGACCAAGAGAGAAAAGCTTTGATTGACTTGAAGAACAATGCTGATTCCACCATTTACAGCATAGAGAAGAGCTTGGGTGAGTACAAAGACAAAATACCAGCAGCGATTGCAACCGAGATCGATTCTGCAGTGGCAGAATTGAGAAAGGCAGCATCTGAAGATAACATTGATGAGATCAAGTCAAAGCTCGATGCTGCGAACAAGGCCGTCTCCAAGATTGGTCAGCATATGTCTGGAAGCTCTGGTGGCTCTTCTGGTGGATCTCAGGGTGGTGATCAAACCCCCGAGGCAGAGTACGAGGAAGTAAAGAAGTAG
- the LOC122660801 gene encoding protein BRICK 1 isoform X1: protein MARAGGITNAVNVGIAVQADWENREFISHISLNVRRLFEFLIQFEATTKSKLASLNEKLDTLEHRLELLEVQVGTASANPSLFT, encoded by the exons ATGGCGAGAGCAGGAGGAATCACAAACGCAGTTAACGTTGGCATCGCAGTACAAGCAGATTGGGAGAATCGAGAGTTCATCTCTCACATCTCCCTCAATGTTCGTCGTCTCTTTGAATTCCTCATTCAATTCG AAGCTACAACAAAGAGCAAATTAGCATCTTTAAATGAAAAACTTGACACGTTGGAGCATCGTCTGGAGCTGCTTGAAGTCCAAGTCGGTACCGCATCAGCCAATCCCTCTCTCTTCACCTGA